The nucleotide window TATCAATTTCAACAAAAAATGGCACGTCGACTTCAAAAGACTCATCTTTTTTTGCAGTTTCAGCATCCGTTTTTCCGTTTAATTGCCCATTAGGAACTTCTCCTTCCAAAATTCCTACCGAACGATTTGGCTTAGATTTCCTTCGACCCATTGCTGTAAAAAGTACATAAATACAAAAGAGCAATGTGATTATAAGATACTTAATAGTTAATCCTTTACGTCTTATTTCTAATAATAGCCAAGAACCTGTACACATAGCAATGACAATTGAAGAGTTGTAAAATGAACTTGAGTGAGCTACTCACGCTAAGGGAACAAAGAGTTACATAATTCAATGGCTTCTCAGAAAACTGATAGCAGttgaataagttttttttttttaaagtgaaaTAAGCTAGTACATAATTTCTGCGGGAAACCTtgtagaaaattgaaaaaataactGAAAGGGACAAATAGTGAAACCTCAAATTCCCGCGAGTAGAAACGTTGAGCTTCGAGTTGTAAGAGAAGGTTCGAAACCTTTGATTGATTTGTTTCCGTATTGGGAGAACATAAACGGCTAAAGTAACGGCACTGTTCACAAAAATCTTGAATATAATCGACTGTCTTGTTAGCGTCTGTCGTCTATCTCTAGTGACCGCCTGTGTTGCTACCCTCTGAGGATATTCTGgtcatttcaaattttaaaaataaggaCTGGTAAAAGAAACAAGAATAACAAAATGGTCTACTATATATTGGTGCAGGATTAGTACGCGCCCTCGAATTCTGTTGGTATTAAGTTTTTATGACTATCcgtcattttcttttattttgatcaTCTTATTATCATGTTGTTTCTATGATGTTTTTATATAGTTTTTTTTGTATTGTCCCTCATTGTCTATCTTTTAATTAATGTGATGCTTATGtttttctgagccgagggtctagtGAAAATAGTGtctctatcttcacaaggtaggtgaaaagtctgcgtacacactacccccAATGATATTGGAtaatactaggtatgttgttgtcGTCGTCGCTATTTGAAGGTACAATTTTTACTATTTTGGTCTAATTTTTATGTTTGATGCAATTCTTTTAGGTGTAAGTTTTATCTTTGCTCTATTTTGTACTTGATGCAATTTTTTGTGTTTCACGATAAGACTTGGACGAACCAAATctaaagttgttgaagttataAATCCTATTGTGATCACATCCGCTTTTGGAGCCCCTCGCCTTTGAATACGATAGCAGTCCATACATAGACAACTAACAAATAAGTCACTAATATACAACTAATAAAATAAAGTCGGTCACTATTGAGACAACTCATAAAAATATTGTTTTTGTAGTTTGCTAAGaaacttttaatatttttcaCGATTTCTATTAAATACAGTGGAAATTTTGTTAAATAATTGATGGAGACAAAAAATATTCACTTTTTACAAACTAAAAGTACGTTTGTTATATAAATCGATGGAGAAAAAAACATTCACCTACAAAATTATAGAACTAAAAGTACTAAGGAGTATATTTAAAGGTCTACTTTAAACCCACCCAAAACTTAAGGGGTCATTTTTGATAAAATTTCCCAGTAAAATAAACAAACTGAACTGGGGCTTAGGGTTTTGCAGTGTGTTTCCAATTGGGCAAGAAAAAAGATCGAAGAAGGGTCTCAAAAATCAAAATCGGAGAAAAAATGAGAGGGGGAAGGAAGAATTTGAAGAGGGCTGTTGAAGAAGAATTTTTCACTCTTCAACAAGGGCAAAGCATTATGCAGGTTGTGGACCTTCGAGGTTCCAACCTTATTAAAGTATGAAAAATCGTACtcatttcttccttcttctttttgtgtGTGTGTTCTGGAGtacttgttttgttttttgtatgAATTGATACtgaaatttttagttttttttttttcaattttgaagGTGATGGATGCGAAAGGTGAAACATCAATAGCAATATTTCCAGCTAAATTTCAGAAAAGCATGTGGATAAAAAGAGGTTTGCTTTGGTATTTCCTATCCTAAATTTTTGGGGGATTTATTATGGTTGTTGATTTCATGCCTTTATTTTTGTCATTGAATGAATAATGTGAGTGTTTTCCTTCGTGTTTTGTATCTTTTTCCTCAATGAATAGGCAATTTTGTTGTGGTTGATGAGAGAGGAAGAGAGGAAGCTGTTGAGTCAGGTAGAAAAGTGGGATGTGTTGTTACGCAGGTACTCTATTATGAACAAGTTCGTGTGCTTCAAAAGTCACCTGAATGGTGAGACTCTATAATTCAAGCACCTATTTTTTCGCCCTTTTTTAGTTTTAATGAAAGGGGGAGGAGATTATTCCTTATAAAAATCTGTTCTTGATTGGGAAAGGAAAAGAGTAGGGTCATACTGCTCGATGAGCCTATTGATGTAAATCTCTATTGGAAATGGATACATTAGTTATAACTTGTGAACTTGCAGCTCGAACATTTACAAAGGATATTGAGATTGAAAACTGATCACTGATATCTGGAAACAGAAGCTATGATATTTGGCTTTTTAACTGTCAAGTTGGCTGTAGGGGTCTACTCCATTTCGAATTTTTGTGGTTTTACATCTACCTGAAGAATAGATCTTGACCTTCTTATAGTAAGTCCCTAGGTTGTTTCGTTACAGCATATGTCAATCGGCTTAGAAAAAAAGCCTCTCAGTAACTACTCTGCTGAGTGTGTGTTTTACTAAGCCTTGATTTCACATAGTTGGACATTTATGCTTGAACATGCTATCGTAATTGATAGATTGGTCTGTATACTCCCCATGCATATATGCAAATAGTTGGTAGATTTTTGGAGACACCACCCCTAAGTGAACTTATTTTATCATACTACCTCCCGTCATCAATCCTCTGAGCGTGTTGTCTGATTGGTTGCGAGAGTCTACATCGGAATGCTTTTCTCCTACCATGGTGTACTGCTCCCCTCCCCCCAAATGGTTTTCGTTCAGAAATTTCTTAAGTATGCAATACTCTGTGCAGGCCAGAGGTCTTCAAATCCACAGCAGTAGAGAGTTCAAAACAGCATACGCAATCAGATAATACCCAGATGGATGAGAATGAAGACTCAAGTGATGATGATGGACTCCCTCCCTTAGAAGCCAATACAAACAGACTAAATCCATTTCAACAGGAGTCCGAGACAGAATCTGATTCAGATACTGATTCCTGATCCATGCTTTTGGGCATTCATGGCACCATAAATGATGCCTTCATTTTTGCGAATGAAGTTGGTTGTAAAGACATTGCTATCTTTGGATGCTATTGATTGTAAATCTGCTTGCTATTGAATCAATGTCTGTTAGTGGTTAATATGTCAAGCCCACATCTGGAATGAGTAAACTTCTGAAGTTCCACATTTAAATTTTCTAAAATCTGTTTGCTGGAATGCTATGTTTGATGTGATGTTCTTCTATATTAGTATAAATATGCATAGGCATACTTAGTGGAATTGCCTCCTGATTTAAGGTGAATGAGCAAGTAGCAAGGTCGATTAGCTTTTACCCCTTGTGTTGGAAAAATTATGATGCAAGGGTTTCTATATATGTAGCAATTGCTACTTCGGATTGTAGAAACTTTCTACTATATTAAAGGGAGGAAGAGGTTGGAGGGGTTAGCAATAGAACATTTAAAATGTTTTAAGTTTCTATTATACCAGGAAAGATTCACAAATATGATGAGATATCTTTGAACTAAACTTGGTAAACTTGTGAGACCAAAAGTAGGTGGGGAGGATCACAGGACCAACACCATCTCTTTATTATGTCTTCTTTCTTAATGAATTTATTTATGGTTTAGCTGCTCCCTGCTCAGAAAAACACTAGAAAGAACAGTCGTGATGGCATCCCAGTGATGATACACACTTCAGGAAAAAGGGCATGGATAGAAAACAACGGAATTGCAATTTTTGAGTATTCATTTCAATTTTACAACATCCTTGAGTTCTGTTTAATCTTAAGAATTATGTCCAATCTAATCCTTGGCCAAGTGGAAACTGGAAAGTTAAAGAAAAGGACACGGAAATATATTTTTCCAGATTTTCTTCATGACTGGTTGTTTACG belongs to Nicotiana tabacum cultivar K326 chromosome 6, ASM71507v2, whole genome shotgun sequence and includes:
- the LOC107802982 gene encoding uncharacterized protein LOC107802982 — protein: MRGGRKNLKRAVEEEFFTLQQGQSIMQVVDLRGSNLIKVMDAKGETSIAIFPAKFQKSMWIKRGNFVVVDERGREEAVESGRKVGCVVTQVLYYEQVRVLQKSPEWPEVFKSTAVESSKQHTQSDNTQMDENEDSSDDDGLPPLEANTNRLNPFQQESETESDSDTDS